The following proteins are co-located in the Maridesulfovibrio sp. genome:
- a CDS encoding DUF1302 family protein, whose translation MNTYKRVVSIDLVLRNSFYLLLLGILAMLGIACLSSTVCAEESASSAQVQEYSSNAVQGDPFAVEGDSFDSLIEESPELSTLDEDDNKFALGGYLESRNQLSLVHFDEPISLRQRLRLEGGWKHKEFSAFVSTDTDLEAAAYTWEGENRAKSFELKECYLTYDTESLDMLIGRKIHRWGTGDGVNPLDLINPLDVRDPVAAGNADNRVPTFLMSTTYSVGAWSLEGVLLPRGSVNDQLHQGNPWPPKGLRDLYTLEDQGELNLEGRDVPDEWFSDMEFGGKLTATLGKIDLSFIAYSGFINSPLYKYDAGTAGVPSYTPVYPSFSAFGFNFASSLGDSSTLRGEFAYKPSYPVAIVEGDGIGRRDLWQGVLGVDYDYEGAYYLNIQFFADLFAGNLLGESGTVNSPRSRYGITYELSGKYFNDDLKAGVRGSAYASNDGTLTDIFSEYQFGDNWKLSSGVMIWTGDASGTMGQYDSNDTLYMTVRYSF comes from the coding sequence ATGAATACATATAAAAGAGTTGTGTCTATTGATCTGGTGTTGAGAAACAGCTTTTACCTGTTATTGCTGGGGATATTGGCGATGCTGGGCATTGCCTGTCTTTCCAGTACTGTCTGCGCGGAAGAGAGTGCTTCTTCCGCACAGGTTCAGGAATACAGCTCGAACGCGGTTCAAGGGGACCCGTTTGCCGTTGAAGGAGATTCATTTGATTCTCTGATTGAGGAAAGCCCGGAGCTTTCCACGCTTGATGAAGATGATAATAAATTTGCTCTCGGTGGATATCTTGAGTCGCGGAACCAGTTATCATTGGTTCATTTTGATGAGCCGATCTCCCTGCGCCAGAGACTTCGGCTTGAGGGAGGTTGGAAGCATAAAGAGTTTTCTGCTTTCGTCAGTACTGATACTGATCTCGAAGCAGCAGCCTATACATGGGAAGGGGAGAACAGGGCTAAGTCTTTTGAGCTTAAAGAGTGTTATTTGACCTACGATACTGAGTCACTTGATATGCTTATCGGGCGCAAAATCCATCGTTGGGGAACTGGTGACGGTGTAAACCCTCTGGATTTAATCAACCCTCTGGATGTCAGGGATCCTGTAGCGGCAGGTAATGCTGATAACCGTGTACCAACATTTTTGATGAGTACTACTTATTCAGTCGGCGCATGGTCATTGGAAGGAGTTCTTCTACCTAGAGGAAGTGTAAACGACCAGTTGCATCAGGGGAATCCTTGGCCCCCTAAAGGTTTGCGTGATCTGTATACCCTTGAAGATCAGGGAGAACTGAACCTTGAGGGGCGGGATGTCCCAGATGAGTGGTTCAGTGATATGGAATTTGGGGGAAAACTTACGGCGACTCTAGGCAAGATCGACCTTTCATTTATCGCATATTCCGGTTTCATCAATTCTCCATTATATAAATATGATGCCGGAACTGCCGGAGTTCCTTCCTATACGCCTGTATATCCCAGTTTTTCAGCTTTTGGTTTTAACTTCGCCTCCAGTCTTGGTGATTCTTCCACTTTGCGGGGCGAGTTCGCCTACAAGCCTTCGTATCCTGTGGCTATTGTTGAGGGCGATGGTATTGGCCGTCGTGACCTCTGGCAGGGTGTTCTCGGCGTGGATTATGACTATGAAGGTGCGTATTATCTTAACATTCAGTTTTTTGCCGATTTGTTCGCGGGCAACCTCTTAGGGGAGTCCGGCACTGTGAACAGTCCCAGAAGTAGGTATGGCATCACCTATGAGTTAAGCGGTAAGTATTTTAATGATGATTTGAAAGCTGGCGTACGCGGTTCTGCGTACGCCAGCAATGACGGAACGCTGACTGATATTTTCAGTGAGTACCAGTTCGGTGACAATTGGAAGTTGTCTTCCGGGGTTATGATCTGGACAGGTGATGCATCAGGAACAATGGGACAATATGATTCGAACGATACGCTCTATATGACAGTCAGATATTCATTTTAA
- a CDS encoding AraC family transcriptional regulator, translating to MVVINTNNWKHCDNVSNKWLLESQEEVAWEEYQIRSGIKLIVQNLPALEETVQFEFESDSAPVEFLYCLSGDTRLNVIDKTQKQHSIKTDSQKLTLSYLPETKGISTTQKGVPLQSVGLQIHPETLLHLVDEAGHSVCPQLHAKIKSKNPLPFFHKTELPLPIQITAQQIMECMLNGSMKKIFLEYKALELMYTQLSLLDCALIKTKKITTYEHQAVMRAYEILMRDIASPPSLLDLAKQAGITHTRLNQLFKTIYGNTVFGVLRQERLECSRRMLEDGRRSVAEVAYECGFSSPSHLSRAFVDQYGLQPKRYQAEHLKQQQRSISALIV from the coding sequence ATGGTTGTAATCAACACAAACAACTGGAAACATTGTGATAATGTTTCAAACAAATGGCTTCTGGAGTCGCAAGAGGAGGTAGCGTGGGAGGAGTATCAGATCAGGAGCGGCATCAAGTTAATTGTCCAGAATCTTCCGGCATTGGAAGAAACTGTACAATTTGAATTTGAATCCGATTCCGCACCAGTCGAATTTCTGTACTGCTTGTCGGGGGACACGCGACTTAATGTTATTGATAAAACTCAAAAACAACATTCAATTAAAACTGACAGCCAAAAACTAACCTTATCTTATCTACCTGAAACTAAAGGAATTTCTACAACACAAAAAGGAGTACCACTACAATCTGTCGGTCTGCAGATTCATCCTGAAACACTGCTTCATCTTGTTGATGAAGCCGGACACTCAGTCTGCCCGCAGCTTCATGCGAAGATCAAGTCAAAAAATCCACTACCGTTCTTTCACAAAACAGAATTGCCGCTACCCATTCAAATAACAGCACAGCAGATTATGGAATGCATGCTTAACGGTTCGATGAAAAAGATATTCCTTGAATACAAAGCACTTGAGCTCATGTACACTCAGCTCAGCCTTCTTGATTGTGCATTGATAAAAACAAAAAAAATCACGACTTACGAGCATCAGGCGGTCATGCGAGCATACGAAATACTGATGCGGGATATTGCGTCTCCGCCTTCGCTTCTGGATCTGGCTAAACAGGCCGGCATAACTCACACTCGACTCAATCAGCTTTTTAAAACAATATACGGCAATACCGTTTTCGGAGTTTTGAGGCAGGAAAGACTGGAGTGCTCAAGAAGAATGCTTGAAGACGGAAGAAGGAGTGTTGCCGAAGTTGCTTATGAATGCGGATTCTCCAGCCCAAGCCACCTGTCACGCGCGTTTGTCGACCAATACGGACTGCAGCCGAAACGTTATCAGGCTGAACACTTAAAGCAGCAACAAAGAAGCATATCTGCCCTGATAGTCTAG